The Theileria equi strain WA chromosome 2 map unlocalized gcontig_1105316255037, whole genome shotgun sequence genomic sequence CAGCTGGAGGTCAACCTGGTGCTCCTGGACCTGTAGGACCCGCCGGTAAAAATGGTGATAGAGGAGAATCTGGTACCCAAGGAGCTCAACAACCTGCTAGTGGTAGTGGTACTGCTGGAGGTACTGTTCAGAATGTACAAAATTCTGGTGGTGGAGCTGACCAAGGTAAGAATCAAAGTGATGTAGAAGCGAAAACTGTAGGTGCTGGAGGTGCAAGCTCTACTGGTCCTGCTCATTCTAATGAAGGTGCCCCTAGTCCATCTGGTAGTGGAGCTCAAGCTGCTACTGGTGCTACCCTCTCTGCTCCTCAAGGTGGATCTGGTCAACCGTCTCTTGGAACTACTTCTGAAACTCCAGCATCTACCCctacttctactactaaTAATGCTAATCATAGCCAATCATAAGCTTCTTTAGGCTCCGCTTCTACTAATCAAGCCTCTTCTGTTACTAATACTGGTAATACTTCCTCTACATCTCCTACTGGAAAAGGTCCTAATGAAGGTGGGCAAAACggagttcaacgtgaggaagtCCCGGCtgctgacttatctgaccaggttccagatacagagtctgagactaagattctcctacaaggtactccCGTGGCCCAACCATAAGTTTATTTAGGGAACGGTGTTAATACATCTGGACCAAGTGGACCTGATTCTGCTTCAACTGTAAGTGGAGCTGCAAGTCCCGCTACCTCATCTACTTAATCTTTAAATGTAGTGACGTAAGTTACAAACTCTGCGCAAACTGTAGAGGTAAAGTTTTAAAACAACATTACTTGGCTACACTATCAATGAATGAGACTGTCTGTATGTATATTTAAGGGTATTTATCAGGTACTATTTCAACTAGTGATGCATTCCTGGGACTACCACTATTAGAGCCAGAAGAGGGAGGAAGTTTAAGCTTGTtcaaagaatggagaaaaaaTGAGGGCAGTAATGGGAAAAATCACAAGTGGCATGGGAATACTAAAAAGGGTAATAACTGGGACATTTCTAAAACTATAGGAAGTATCCACATGAAGCTAATAGTAACGGTGAGCCTGTAAGAGCTCTAGAAAAACCAAGAGGATCTATACTATAAATTGAGATGAATCTGATGTGTTATGAGCATGCATAAGGTTAAAGTAGGTGTACAGTACCAGCAAATTCGTCAGATATTTAGGCGTTGGGCTATCTACTTTTCGAAtgattatatttttcacgTTCTTCACCCTTGTCAATATTGAACATGCATTAGTCTCTGTAGAGGATCTAAACTCCCTGGAATGATactcctttacaacatcttGTATCTGTGccctttgtttgtttagacctatagtcttttgtcacgcctattgcgtattgtttgtcttcatccatagactcttCATAGTTATCATCGTTtatccatactgacaattctgctcacaccagttgagacattgTAGAGAAAGAGAGAGGTACATAAAATGTGATACTATTTAAGACAGAGAAACTGATACACCATTATTGTGAATGAAAATATGGTATGAGTCAAGATAAAGTCGCCATTGATATTGGTCAAAAAAGATCTTATGATAATGTTGATGTTAACATAGACACGAATCCTAGGACTATAAGTGGTACCTATATCTATGGATATCACAAGCGAATACATAAACCAAAAGATGGGTATGCAATAGGGGAACTTAAAAATAAAGGGAAGGAACAAATTATAAATGCTACCTTATCTGACTATAAGAGCATTTCTCTTTTCTACTGGCCAAGTACGGAGAACCAGATTTTTATCCTTCAACTAGGAGATGGAGACGATTACTATTATACTAATGATAGCACTAAGTGGACCAAGAATCAAAGCGTAAATTCTCGTAACTTACTTAACGAGCTTGACGAATATAATTGCCTATGGAATGGTATTCATGTAGCGGATATTAGCCAAAATTTTTCTGATATAAGGCGTGCTTACGATTGTCCTTCTTGTAGCAAATATACCCCTAGGAATATAGGACTCATACTATATGATACTTACAAATCTTCACACCAGTATGTTAGGTATAATCATAACGTTGGTGGTAAAGTTGGCAATGTTAGGAACGGTGAATATACTATACTCTCAGTGCCAGAGGGTATCAATAGTCTATATGTCTACTGGTCCACAGGTGGAAAGGAAACACCGCTTATCCTATCATATCTAGCTCAAAGGAAACATATATGGTACAGTAGATATGACGGAGATAGTAGATGGAGATTAGAAAGTACTCTTACTCAAGATCCACCGAAAGAAACTCCTGAGAAGATCCGAAGCCTCATACAGCAATATTCTATTCCAAGGATCATACTAAATCTTCAACGGGAACAGGCAAATTCCTACCATCCCGAGGGTAATATCTTGCAATTTAAAGTCGAAAAGAAAAGTATTGATGACTCCGGTTACCATGAATACAAACACTCAAGAGTAGAGAGAGGTACGTTCAAGGTCAAGGAAATTTTTTATGGAGAAAAGAAATTAACTGGTATGGAGCGCGAAGGTTCAACAGATAGTGTATCGGCATATTACTTTGGAGAGAATCCCACTTATGATAATCTGGTTCTCATACAACTCGGTAACAAGTACTATACTTTGAAGTCTGGTTATAGTTGGAATCAGAGATACACGTCTGGAGGATTATTAGACACTATTAAAAAGCAAACTTGTCTGAGAAAAGGTCATATCTTAGATATCTCCCAGAAAACAAATCCTTACAAATGTCTTGGTTGCGAGAAAATTATCCAAGTAGCATCTTCAACCGGAATCAACAATTACGAACACACAAGACATACACACTACATTTCTAGCGGGAATTTCTCAGTTTCCTACCTTGTTAATAATAATACTCAGAAGAATCTTCCATCCGTAAAGAACGTTTCTAGAGTGCATGTTTTCTGGTACCCAAAGGGCTCAAGTTCCAAACCACTTTTAGTGTTTTATGATTTTGATAACAATACAGAAGATAAGTGGttcaagaaatcaagggGGCAAAACAATAATTGGGAGACTCTGGAAGGACCTGACCATAAACCTAGCTACGAATCTGACTATTGGAACATTGAGAATATCCTCAAAAGAATATTCACAACTCCAGAAACTTCTATTCCATCTATTGTTATAAATATTAAGAATAGTGACAATATTAATGAACCTGGAGGAGCACCAGGTGAATACTCTGACCCCGGAGGAAGTAGACATAAGATTCAAGTTACCGCTGAAGAGTTTAAGGTTGGGGATGCAGGAGTACaaggagaagaaaagattgaGTATAGGAAGTACACTCATAAGGTTAAGGAAAAGACCCATTTTAGActtaaatttatcaaacaCGGTGGAAGTAGACTTGATGACATAAAATCCGAGGAAGAATTGAAGGAAATCGCGGCATATTATTGGGATAGTGATAGAGTATTTGGTAAGCCTCTGGTTATCATGTTAACAATTGAAAAAGTATCTGCCAAAGAATATGAATACTGGGAGAGAAGCAAGAGCACCGATAAAACTTGGGCAATAGTATCTGGACATGGTAATGATAAAAGCAAGATAATGGATGCCACAACACTCAAGAAACTTCTAGATGAGCTAAAGGCAGAGTACTTTCCACCATCTAATACTAATGTCATAATAGGAGGATCAGTTGGTGGAGTACTAGGAACAGGCGCTTTAGGATTTGGTGGATATAAGCTATGGCCAGTATTAACAACACTATTTTAATTGTTCATACCTCAATCAAAACGAgactcccctctagactagtctcttgttggtatactggaatgctagaaTACATATGACCTTTTAGAGTCTCTCACCTTAACCCTTGGTATACAGTattactcgttttgttATTAAGGTGCATATCTTGAGACTTTTTCCATCACTTGCTTATTTTAAAGTTTACAATTTCATCGGGTTTGGTATATACGGTATGTGTATAGATTAGGATGCACAAACCATGTCTACATCGGTGAGTTTGCCTTTATCTTTTCTTTGGATTATTTATATATTTGAAGAGTTATAGAGGGTGTTTTATATACTCAAATGTATGGTGATGGGAATGTTTATTTAGAAAAGTACAATACACGAATGATGGGCTCTAGTTGCTAATATTGgagatatttttggaatTCCAGGTCATGGAAGAAATGGTCTACATAATACACGGACATTACAGATTACGGATGGATCCATTCACGAACGGTTGATGATTGAAATCGCAATGTTGTGACTAGAGGAATGACACCTTATTCCTCATTAACTTACCTGAATTTGGTTCATACAAAAGTTGCTAAAAGGGGAAGTATTACCTTCAATAGTGATGGTCTAAGAGCATTAGGGGATGAATTATTATGCTTTTGCTGGAAACAAGTCCTGGATAGGCAACACTTATTGTGACTAGAATGGGCATCCTTAGGATTCCACTATTCCAATTCATACATGTTAGCGCAGAATTTTACATTAGAGGAATTAACTTGCAAATAATGAGTATAATACGACTAAAAAGAATCTACATTGACTCTTCTCTCCACCAGTCTTTTCTCATTGAAGCTTATTCCCTGCCGATTATATTTATATGTGCCAGTCACTCATGGTTTCAGATTTTTTGTATGATAGAAATCGGGATTATAGGCCAAAAGTTCAAAAGGAAAGTACTTGTTGTTAAAGAGATATTATTCCCCATTTGGATTTGCGGTCAAATCTTCCTGGTTAGCTACTGCGTATATTTGCCAGGGTTGGGGTTATTCAAGGGATGAAATGCGTTTGCATAGAATCcccttcttcctcttcatcttctttagcCTTGCATATGCAAAGAAAGGAAAAGACAAATCACCAGAGGCAGAGCACGTGGGAACCAACTCTGAAAAGTATACAGTCTACCCATTCCCCAATCCAGTAACTCtagatatttcaaatgtGAGCAATGATTTTGTACATACAGAGGCTCAGTACCATGACTGGGTCACCTATGTCTCTAGTCCAGTCACGGAGAAGAATATGGTTGAAGTTAGAGATGGAAACTCTTCCATATGGACGGGTGACGGAAGAACAGAAAAGTGTTTTTCAGTGACTAGACACATCAAGGGGGATTTGGAACTCTTGGATCTTAACCTCTTTACAAGAGCTGGAAAATGCAGTCGCaagtattttgaaaagagtgGTGGAAGCTGGAAAGAAATGTCTTTGGAGGAATATGAGAAGAATAAACCAAAATCTGATACATATACACTTTTAGATGGAATAGAATTCAAAGTAAAAGTAGAGTATATTCCGGTAGAAAATCCCAAAGAGCCAGAATTTACTCCAacagaagatgaaggtaAGAAAAATAGCAAGACTCCTCAGAAACAACCACAGGCAAATGCACAACCTGCTGCCAAATCTCCTGAAGCTCAGACTGTTGCTGATCCTCCTCCGGAACCCGTTCAACCTACTCCACAAGGAGGGGCACAGACTAAGTCTGCAGATAAACCCGCTGGAGGATCTTCTGCTCCTGAACAAACTGAATCTAAGGAAGCTTCTACAGAAACTTCGGATGATAACACTTCTAAAACTATTCTTGATAAGGATGTAAAGGTTGTTAAGCCAACGGTGGAGACGTATAAAAGTGACCAAGGGGATTTGACAACGCTAGACATTAAAAAGCCAAATCTTCATGTAATAAATTTGAGGGAAActttggataaaaatgaagtAAGAAACAGAATATATGGTAGAACAGGAATGTCACCCATTACATCAGTTGTGGATGGAAGCTTCCAATTCTATAAGGGAAGCACTGAAGTACGGACCGTGCTTTCGTTTTCCAAAGGGAATTCTACTCTCCTATTTGTACAGTATAAACAACGTTTAGATGGTAAGTGGGTAGattattttgaaaattccGGTGGAAGTTGGAAGTCCATAACTCAGGAAGAATATCATACAAAATACAAAGCAATGAAAAGTgtggaaattttaaaacaacTAGCCAAACCACATCAGTTTAAGACAAAACCGCTGCCCAAACGGGATACTTCTGCAAAGAATGCGGGGTCAAACACACCAGAAACCGGAAAGGTAAAGTTACAGATTGATGGCATAGATTCCGAAACATATGCCATTGAGAGATCCATTGAAGACAATGTAGTTTTTGTAAAGTGTTCATCGAAAATTGGGAAAACTCCATCGGAATTTCTCTATGGCCCAGACAAAATATGGTCTGGTAAAGAGGGTTTTAATTTAGTATCTTCAACTAGCTATCTTGAGGATAACTTGCCAAAAATGgcagttttaaaaattattaAAGACAAGAGTTATGAATTTGTTTACACGtataaaaatggtgatGCTTgggaagaagaggatgaagaaaatcACAAAGCCAGACTTGAAGAGATGAAGCAGAGAGGGGCAAAGAATCCGCCAAAACTTCCAGATGACATCATTCCTCCGAAAGCtccagaaccagaagaTAAACAGGAGGAAAAACCAGCTCCTACAACACCTCAAGAATCCAAGGAAGAGACAAGTGCTTCACCTCCACCAGCTGCATCTGAAACTGCTGTGGAAGGAACCACCTTTGAACTTTCTTCTCCGAATCCTTCCTCGGCTGTAGACCATGAAAGTGCCGTAGATGGAGTTACCTATACCTGCTACTTCCCTGATGGATTATTCTTCAACAAGGTAGTAGATGGTGAAGTCACTACCTATCGCCTTTATCTCGACGATAACAAGACCGAACTGCTCGTTGCGACcataaagaaaaaggatAATTCTACTACAACATACCGCTACGATGACGGCAACAGGTGTGTGGACAGTGACAAGGATACCAACGATAGACAATTGGAGAATGCAGAAGATGGAGATGGGtatgaggaagaggatAATAATGATAGTGCAGCGGAACGAGCATTTTGGCGCGGTATTCCTGAAAGacaaaggaagaaactTGAGGAGGAAGCCAGGCGTTCCGTCAAGGTCGACGATAAGCCATGGGATATGGCCTTTGGAGCCATGAAGTCCGAGGGTGATTCGTGTGATACGATAGTTATAGTCCCGGAAGAGCAAGAAGCATCAAATCAAACTCCTACAACACCAGAACCTGTTGCAGAAGAACAACccaaagaagatgaagacAAGGATAAcgaggaagaagaaaatggtgaaaatgACTCTTTTGACATCATTAGACCAAACAAATCAATCTGTGATGTTTTTGACAACATCTATGATACCCTTCCCAGTAGGCACGTAGTCCCTAAGCGTAATGTTTTTGTAACTCGCTTGACTAGTGGGAAGGACAAGATTTGGGTTGGAGAACAGGATGAGCATCTACTCTACGCTACCGTCCATATTAAATGCAGGAAACCCGTATTTGCCAATATTTGTAAGGAATCTCCAAAGAGCAGATTCCTTTCTCTTGTAAAGACAGGCAAAGAGTGGGTAGATTGCACATCTACAGCGTCAGAAAAATTCAAGGCCCTGGAGTCCAAAGAGCCTCAGGGAGATTCTTAAGCTCCTAAGAAATAAAGTGCGCTAAGTATAATTTCTTATTATCCGTTCCAGTTATCGGTGAACCATCCATACggaatggagaatgagatgaaaagtgtaCATTTGTAAGCCAAACACGTGTCAATAGGGAGAAGCTTATAAGAGTTGTTTGAAAGACTCCAACATCTGTCAGGATGCTATACTTTGTAACTGAACAAGTGTCCAATGACAACAAGGGATTGTCATTATGCAAAAATTGGTAAACCTGAGACTAAACCAAAGAATAAAGCAATTCCGTACTCTAGAAATATTCTCCTTGATGAAGATACAGAACAATGTAATGAGccagaggaagaacatTGGAGTATTTTAGGACGAGCTTGAAAGCCACAGTAAAATGCTTTACCTTTAAAACACTCGAAATACGATGCTTCACCGTCACTCAGTAACCAGAGCCACTTATTTCTTGCGAGGCTTTTTACAACCATGAATGGgattttttacattttaaagaattTTGAAAGGGAAATACCCACAATGATTGcaaataatgcagttttaatgaTATAAATAGAGCCGTGCTGAGCTGGCATaaattgttttaaatgCAGGACTGTGGACCAATAAAGTTGGTACACGGACATTTTGCAGAAGCATAAGCCCCTGTATATGGGACTTATGAAATTTTCTATTTGCTTCCAGAAATTTTGAGCAATCCTAAGATGCAgtaaatgtacattttaaGTCAAAGAATACATTTGACAAACTCTCCTCACATAATGCGGTTTTATACCCATAAGGGCTATATTGTGTCCATAAAGGACAAAAGTTTACAATATAGATGTATACTATGATCTTGcatttccttttcagaCCATACATATTGTCTAATCGTTTAACGTTTTAATATAAACAACATATACTCCTAATTTATTCATCAATTCATGCGCTTTATGCTGCAGGCTTTTACGGaaattttgcatgcattGAAAAATAGTTGAACAGGTAGGAGAAACTGACAACAACTTGATGTATGCGTTGTAAACTTTTGTCCTTTATGGACACAATAGAGCCCTTATGGGCATAAACTGTATCGTTTtaataataaaatattatGGAGCCATGATATTTAATCATTCGTCTATATCTGTACGATTTAATGAATCGAaaatgttgtaaaaattgTTATTCCTCTTATTCCTATCAGAATCAAGTTCCCACCCTCAATTGTCGATTTTATAGCTTTAAGGAGATGTACATGTTTATATATAATTCATGTGTTAACTTATTCATATTCATGGTAATCTCTCAGTTTTTATGGAGGATTCCTTTCCTTTAGATATTTATGCTAGTTTTCCAAACTTACCAGAGCCAGAATGGACTCCAATATGACCCGAACATTATGTGCATGCTTAATATGGACAGGGAGAATTTAGTGACCATTAAATGACCGTTCCACAACCACTGGACGACTACATGAGTGAAACGAGTAAAGCAGGATGGTAGTCAAGGAATGAGGGACTTTGGCGAACGCAGTGACTAAATACGGAGCATTGAATGGATGGGTAAAAAAAGAATGAGATCCAGAAAACTCGACACCAGGAAGACAACACCAATGAATTGGAAAGAGCGAACCACCAGGAACCTTAACAATCAGAAAAGGGGAACACCTAGACGACCAAAGGAAAACTGTCAAGATAATGAGAAACACTCATCTGAGGACATTGAAGAACTAGAATCTGAACTTTGCCAGAAGAATGAGGAGCCATACAAGCTACAAAGGAACTAAATATGGAAGACAAAGGACATGCAAATCCCGAGGAACGAGGGACTAATCTTCATTGCAAGTGGGTCTAATGAAGAACCCAGAGAAGAGACTAGACTACGGATGACAACCcaacaagaacagaaacaactaacatgaaacaagaacaaaccaacaaattaagaccaaccACTCAGTACCTTAGCTAGTATCTCTAGAgtatcatccatagactcttatatttgtctaacccaaggatctcctctagaacgtttaaatgcccacaaaccaagtccagtaagacc encodes the following:
- a CDS encoding hypothetical protein (encoded by transcript BEWA_041540A), which gives rise to MSQDKVAIDIGQKRSYDNVDVNIDTNPRTISGTYIYGYHKRIHKPKDGYAIGELKNKGKEQIINATLSDYKSISLFYWPSTENQIFILQLGDGDDYYYTNDSTKWTKNQSVNSRNLLNELDEYNCLWNGIHVADISQNFSDIRRAYDCPSCSKYTPRNIGLILYDTYKSSHQYVRYNHNVGGKVGNVRNGEYTILSVPEGINSLYVYWSTGGKETPLILSYLAQRKHIWYSRYDGDSRWRLESTLTQDPPKETPEKIRSLIQQYSIPRIILNLQREQANSYHPEGNILQFKVEKKSIDDSGYHEYKHSRVERGTFKVKEIFYGEKKLTGMEREGSTDSVSAYYFGENPTYDNLVLIQLGNKYYTLKSGYSWNQRYTSGGLLDTIKKQTCLRKGHILDISQKTNPYKCLGCEKIIQVASSTGINNYEHTRHTHYISSGNFSVSYLVNNNTQKNLPSVKNVSRVHVFWYPKGSSSKPLLVFYDFDNNTEDKWFKKSRGQNNNWETLEGPDHKPSYESDYWNIENILKRIFTTPETSIPSIVINIKNSDNINEPGGAPGEYSDPGGSRHKIQVTAEEFKVGDAGVQGEEKIEYRKYTHKVKEKTHFRLKFIKHGGSRLDDIKSEEELKEIAAYYWDSDRVFGKPLVIMLTIEKVSAKEYEYWERSKSTDKTWAIVSGHGNDKSKIMDATTLKKLLDELKAEYFPPSNTNVIIGGSVGGVLGTGALGFGGYKLWPVLTTLF
- a CDS encoding hypothetical protein (encoded by transcript BEWA_041560A), which produces MRSRKLDTRKTTPMNWKERTTRNLNNQKRGTPRRPKENCQDNEKHSSEDIEELESELCQKNEEPYKLQRN
- a CDS encoding hypothetical protein (encoded by transcript BEWA_041550A), with the translated sequence MRLHRIPFFLFIFFSLAYAKKGKDKSPEAEHVGTNSEKYTVYPFPNPVTLDISNVSNDFVHTEAQYHDWVTYVSSPVTEKNMVEVRDGNSSIWTGDGRTEKCFSVTRHIKGDLELLDLNLFTRAGKCSRKYFEKSGGSWKEMSLEEYEKNKPKSDTYTLLDGIEFKVKVEYIPVENPKEPEFTPTEDEGKKNSKTPQKQPQANAQPAAKSPEAQTVADPPPEPVQPTPQGGAQTKSADKPAGGSSAPEQTESKEASTETSDDNTSKTILDKDVKVVKPTVETYKSDQGDLTTLDIKKPNLHVINLRETLDKNEVRNRIYGRTGMSPITSVVDGSFQFYKGSTEVRTVLSFSKGNSTLLFVQYKQRLDGKWVDYFENSGGSWKSITQEEYHTKYKAMKSVEILKQLAKPHQFKTKPLPKRDTSAKNAGSNTPETGKVKLQIDGIDSETYAIERSIEDNVVFVKCSSKIGKTPSEFLYGPDKIWSGKEGFNLVSSTSYLEDNLPKMAVLKIIKDKSYEFVYTYKNGDAWEEEDEENHKARLEEMKQRGAKNPPKLPDDIIPPKAPEPEDKQEEKPAPTTPQESKEETSASPPPAASETAVEGTTFELSSPNPSSAVDHESAVDGVTYTCYFPDGLFFNKVVDGEVTTYRLYLDDNKTELLVATIKKKDNSTTTYRYDDGNRCVDSDKDTNDRQLENAEDGDGYEEEDNNDSAAERAFWRGIPERQRKKLEEEARRSVKVDDKPWDMAFGAMKSEGDSCDTIVIVPEEQEASNQTPTTPEPVAEEQPKEDEDKDNEEEENGENDSFDIIRPNKSICDVFDNIYDTLPSRHVVPKRNVFVTRLTSGKDKIWVGEQDEHLLYATVHIKCRKPVFANICKESPKSRFLSLVKTGKEWVDCTSTASEKFKALESKEPQGDS